From Streptomyces griseorubiginosus, one genomic window encodes:
- the yicI gene encoding alpha-xylosidase has protein sequence MKFTDGYWLLREGVTADHPAVVHEVVASDGGLEIHAPSQPIRHRGDLLKGPVVTISAHAPMPDVIGITFTHFEGEQPDRPEFELRKEEFTPHTGSDEDSATLTSGTLSVRFARTGPWQVDFLADGRVLTSSGTKNMGILRDASGAHYLREQLNLTVGTSVYGLGERFGPLVKNGQVVDIWNADGGTATEQAYKNVPFYLTDAGYGVFVDHPGKVSFEVGSEAVSRVQFSAETQELTYYVIHGPSPKEIIRKYTALTGRPALPPAWSFGLWLSTSFTTSYDEETVTSFIDGMKDRELPLSVFHFDCFWMREFNWCDFQWDPRVFPDPEGMLARLHARGLRVSVWINPYIAQRSPLFAEGKALGHLLKRPDGSVWQWDLWQPGMALVDFTSPAARDWYASKLEALLAQGVDCFKTDFGERVPLDVEWSDGSDPERMHNYYTYLYNRTVFDVLRKHRGEQEAVVFARSATAGSQQFPVHWGGDCEATYESMAESLRGGLSLGLSGFGFWSHDIGGFEGTPSPALFKRWLAFGLLSSHSRLHGSSSYRVPWLFDEESVDVLRHFTRLKLSLMPYLYEAARTAHAEGVPVMRAMLLEFPDDPGCAHLERQYMLGPDLLVAPVFTDSGDVSYYVPEGTWTHFVTGETVTGPRWVRERHDFMSVPLLVRPGAVIPVGAVDYRPDYDHADGVTLRAYGLARGEQVTVRAGEVAFTVVREGDTLRASCGDPSAPWGLAAGDRVVRAQAGTGFLSLELG, from the coding sequence ATGAAGTTCACCGACGGCTACTGGCTGCTGCGCGAGGGCGTCACCGCGGACCATCCGGCCGTGGTCCACGAGGTCGTCGCCTCCGACGGCGGGCTCGAGATCCACGCGCCGTCCCAGCCCATCCGCCACCGCGGCGACCTGTTGAAGGGACCGGTCGTGACGATCAGCGCCCACGCCCCGATGCCCGACGTCATCGGCATCACCTTCACCCACTTCGAGGGCGAGCAGCCGGACCGCCCCGAGTTCGAGCTCAGGAAAGAGGAGTTCACCCCCCACACGGGGTCCGACGAGGACTCCGCGACCCTGACCTCCGGCACCCTCTCGGTCCGGTTCGCCCGCACCGGACCCTGGCAGGTCGACTTCCTGGCCGACGGCCGCGTCCTCACCAGCAGCGGCACCAAGAACATGGGCATCCTGCGGGACGCGAGCGGGGCGCACTACCTGCGTGAGCAGCTCAACCTGACCGTCGGCACCTCGGTGTACGGCCTCGGCGAGCGCTTCGGGCCGCTGGTGAAGAACGGCCAGGTCGTCGACATCTGGAACGCCGACGGCGGCACGGCCACCGAACAGGCCTACAAGAACGTCCCGTTCTACCTCACGGACGCGGGCTACGGCGTCTTCGTGGACCACCCGGGCAAGGTCTCCTTCGAGGTCGGCTCGGAGGCGGTCTCCCGGGTGCAGTTCAGCGCCGAGACGCAGGAGTTGACGTACTACGTCATCCACGGCCCCTCCCCCAAGGAGATCATCCGCAAGTACACGGCCCTCACCGGCCGCCCGGCCCTCCCGCCCGCCTGGTCCTTCGGCCTGTGGCTGTCGACGTCCTTCACGACGTCGTACGACGAGGAGACCGTGACCTCCTTCATCGACGGCATGAAGGACCGCGAACTGCCCCTGTCCGTCTTCCACTTCGACTGCTTCTGGATGCGCGAGTTCAACTGGTGCGACTTCCAGTGGGACCCGCGGGTCTTCCCCGACCCGGAGGGCATGCTCGCCCGGCTGCACGCGCGGGGCCTGAGGGTGTCGGTGTGGATCAACCCGTACATCGCCCAGAGATCGCCCCTGTTCGCGGAGGGCAAGGCGCTCGGCCACCTCCTCAAGCGGCCCGACGGCAGCGTCTGGCAGTGGGACCTGTGGCAACCCGGCATGGCCCTGGTCGACTTCACCAGCCCGGCTGCCCGCGACTGGTACGCGTCCAAGCTGGAGGCGCTGCTCGCGCAGGGCGTGGACTGCTTCAAGACCGACTTCGGCGAGCGGGTGCCGCTGGACGTGGAGTGGTCCGACGGCTCCGACCCCGAGCGGATGCACAACTACTACACCTACCTCTACAACCGGACCGTCTTCGACGTGCTGCGCAAGCACCGCGGCGAACAGGAGGCGGTGGTCTTCGCCCGCTCGGCGACCGCGGGCAGCCAGCAGTTCCCGGTGCACTGGGGCGGCGACTGCGAGGCGACCTACGAGTCGATGGCGGAGTCCCTGCGCGGCGGCCTGTCCCTCGGGCTGTCCGGCTTCGGCTTCTGGAGCCACGACATCGGCGGCTTCGAGGGCACCCCGAGCCCTGCCCTTTTCAAACGCTGGCTCGCCTTCGGCCTGCTGTCCTCCCACAGCCGCCTGCACGGCAGCTCGTCGTACCGCGTGCCGTGGCTGTTCGACGAGGAGTCCGTGGACGTCCTGCGCCACTTCACCCGCCTCAAGCTCAGCCTGATGCCCTACCTGTACGAGGCCGCGCGCACCGCCCATGCCGAGGGCGTGCCGGTGATGCGGGCGATGCTCCTGGAGTTCCCGGACGACCCCGGGTGCGCGCACCTGGAGCGGCAGTACATGCTCGGCCCGGATCTCCTGGTGGCACCGGTGTTCACCGACTCCGGGGACGTCTCGTACTACGTCCCCGAGGGCACCTGGACCCACTTCGTGACCGGCGAGACGGTGACCGGCCCGCGCTGGGTGCGTGAGCGGCACGACTTCATGAGCGTGCCGCTGCTGGTCAGGCCCGGCGCGGTGATCCCGGTCGGCGCGGTGGACTACCGCCCCGACTACGACCACGCCGACGGGGTGACCCTGCGGGCGTACGGTCTCGCGCGGGGCGAGCAGGTCACGGTACGGGCCGGCGAGGTCGCCTTCACCGTCGTACGGGAAGGGGACACGCTGCGGGCGTCCTGCGGTGACCCGTCGGCGCCCTGGGGCCTGGCGGCCGGGGACCGGGTGGTGCGGGCCCAGGCCGGCACCGGTTTCCTCTCGCTGGAGCTGGGCTGA
- a CDS encoding sugar ABC transporter permease — translation MTVTVERGTRVAGRSTAQRPPRRPRDSYALFLLPGALAFLAVIVLPFVMNTYVSFTDWQGVGSPTWSGLANYRELMDDSEFWASFRHSLFMVVAMAAIPTALGLVLAAALFDFVGKHFGTRFAAVLRACFYLPQVLPIAVAGIVWSWILAPDNGSLNALLKAIGLGSWQQDWLGDPDLALYSVMGVMVWVQLGFPLVIFMAGLQRVDPQLYEAAELDGAGWWRRFWHITLPQIRPEIYVVLTWCSIAALKVFGAVYVLTKGGPGGATNVPSYFSFTTFFEKTQVGYGAAISTVLTVIILALSLIGLKLQERTDA, via the coding sequence ATGACGGTGACCGTCGAGCGCGGGACGCGGGTGGCCGGCAGGAGCACGGCGCAACGGCCCCCGCGCCGCCCACGCGACTCCTACGCCCTCTTCCTCCTGCCGGGCGCCCTCGCCTTCCTCGCGGTCATCGTCCTGCCGTTCGTGATGAACACGTATGTGAGCTTCACGGACTGGCAGGGCGTGGGCTCGCCGACCTGGTCCGGGCTCGCCAACTACCGCGAACTGATGGACGACTCGGAGTTCTGGGCGTCCTTCCGGCACAGCCTCTTCATGGTCGTGGCGATGGCGGCGATCCCCACGGCGCTCGGGCTGGTCCTCGCCGCCGCCCTGTTCGACTTCGTGGGCAAGCACTTCGGCACCCGGTTCGCCGCCGTCCTGCGCGCCTGCTTCTACCTCCCCCAGGTGCTGCCGATCGCGGTCGCCGGCATCGTCTGGAGCTGGATCCTCGCCCCCGACAACGGCTCCCTCAACGCCCTCCTGAAGGCGATCGGTCTCGGCTCCTGGCAGCAGGACTGGCTCGGCGACCCCGACCTCGCCCTCTACTCCGTCATGGGCGTGATGGTCTGGGTCCAGCTGGGCTTCCCGCTGGTCATCTTCATGGCGGGGCTGCAACGCGTCGACCCCCAGCTGTACGAGGCGGCCGAGCTGGACGGCGCCGGCTGGTGGCGCCGCTTCTGGCACATCACGCTGCCGCAGATCCGCCCCGAGATCTACGTCGTGCTGACCTGGTGCTCGATCGCCGCGCTCAAGGTGTTCGGCGCGGTGTACGTCCTGACCAAGGGCGGGCCCGGCGGTGCCACGAACGTGCCCTCCTACTTCTCCTTCACCACGTTCTTCGAGAAGACACAGGTCGGCTACGGCGCCGCGATCTCCACCGTGCTGACGGTGATCATCCTCGCGCTGTCCCTGATCGGTCTGAAGCTCCAGGAGAGGACGGACGCATGA
- a CDS encoding LacI family DNA-binding transcriptional regulator, translating to MVKITDVARRAGVSPSTVSYALSGKRPISEETRQRVENAIRELGYRPHAGARALAGRRSNVLALVVPLRTGIHVPTVMQFAVSVVTTARRHDHDVLLLTQEEGEEGLHRVADTALVDGLVMMDVQLDDPRLPLLRALDLPSVLIGVPAVADGLTCVDLDFQAAGEACVEHLARLGHRSVALIGSPPEVYVRGTAYAGRVVQGFTAAADRAGMSSTVLPCEPDAARGVAEQLLREQPALTGVVVHNEPLLEPLVDAFAHLGLRVPTDLSITAICPDELAESTHVPITSVTLPAAELGTRAVELLIRKLDGAPVPESTLLPPRMTERASTGRRTVP from the coding sequence ATGGTGAAGATCACGGATGTGGCGCGGCGGGCCGGGGTCTCCCCCAGCACCGTCTCCTACGCCCTCAGCGGCAAGCGGCCGATCTCGGAGGAGACCCGGCAACGGGTCGAGAACGCCATCCGCGAGCTGGGTTACCGCCCGCACGCGGGCGCCCGCGCCCTGGCCGGCCGGCGGTCGAACGTCCTGGCGCTGGTGGTGCCCCTGCGCACCGGGATCCACGTCCCGACGGTGATGCAGTTCGCGGTGTCGGTGGTGACCACGGCCCGGCGCCACGACCACGACGTGCTGCTGCTGACGCAGGAGGAGGGCGAGGAGGGTCTGCACCGGGTCGCGGACACGGCGCTGGTCGACGGGCTGGTCATGATGGACGTCCAACTCGACGATCCCCGGCTGCCGTTGCTGCGGGCACTGGACCTGCCGTCGGTGCTGATCGGCGTTCCGGCCGTCGCGGACGGCCTGACCTGTGTGGACCTCGACTTCCAGGCGGCGGGCGAGGCGTGCGTGGAGCACCTGGCCCGCCTGGGCCACCGCTCGGTGGCCCTGATCGGCTCCCCGCCCGAGGTGTACGTCCGCGGGACGGCGTACGCCGGGCGGGTGGTCCAGGGCTTCACGGCCGCCGCCGACCGCGCCGGGATGTCCTCGACGGTGCTGCCCTGCGAGCCGGACGCGGCCCGCGGGGTCGCCGAACAACTCCTGCGCGAGCAGCCCGCGTTGACGGGCGTGGTCGTCCACAACGAACCCCTGCTGGAGCCCTTGGTCGACGCCTTCGCCCACCTGGGCCTACGCGTCCCCACCGACCTGTCGATCACCGCGATCTGCCCCGACGAACTGGCCGAGTCGACCCACGTCCCCATCACCTCGGTCACCCTCCCCGCAGCGGAGCTGGGCACCCGAGCGGTGGAACTCCTGATCAGGAAACTGGACGGGGCACCGGTACCGGAGTCGACCTTGTTACCACCGCGAATGACGGAGCGGGCCAGCACGGGCCGGCGGACGGTGCCCTGA
- a CDS encoding carbohydrate ABC transporter permease: protein MTTALRRYPVLIALCVAALFMIVPFLIVTVNAFKSPAEYAQNGPLSLPDGLYTQGLKDFWERVDFGQKLVNSVLISGSVAVLAVVLSVLNAYAIGIGRIKGRTWVLAFFVLANMLPQEALVYPVYYLSKEVGLYDTRLSVVIVFTVIQAAFGTYLLSAVLGQFPREILEAARIDGANKWQVLWRIVVPVSRPTLGVLLVFFFIWTWNEFLLPLVMLISNDNQTVSVALGVLQGQRLMDATMTNAAALLGVLPAIVFFLVFQRTLTRGIAVGAVK from the coding sequence ATGACCACCGCCCTGCGCCGCTACCCGGTGCTGATCGCCCTGTGCGTCGCGGCCCTGTTCATGATCGTGCCGTTCCTGATCGTCACGGTCAACGCGTTCAAGTCCCCGGCGGAGTACGCCCAGAACGGCCCCCTCAGCCTCCCCGACGGCCTCTACACGCAGGGACTCAAGGACTTCTGGGAGCGGGTCGACTTCGGTCAGAAGCTCGTCAACTCGGTGCTGATCAGCGGCTCGGTGGCGGTCCTGGCCGTGGTCCTGTCGGTCCTGAACGCCTACGCGATCGGCATCGGCCGCATCAAGGGCCGGACCTGGGTCCTCGCCTTCTTCGTGCTGGCGAACATGCTGCCGCAGGAGGCGCTGGTCTACCCCGTCTACTACCTGAGCAAGGAAGTCGGCCTCTACGACACGAGGTTGAGCGTCGTCATCGTGTTCACGGTGATCCAGGCGGCCTTCGGCACCTACCTGCTCTCCGCGGTGCTCGGCCAGTTCCCCCGCGAGATCCTCGAAGCGGCCCGGATCGACGGCGCGAACAAGTGGCAGGTGCTGTGGCGGATCGTCGTCCCCGTCAGCCGCCCCACGCTCGGTGTGCTGCTGGTCTTCTTCTTCATCTGGACCTGGAACGAGTTCCTGCTCCCCCTGGTCATGCTGATCTCCAACGACAACCAGACGGTCTCCGTGGCCCTCGGCGTCCTCCAGGGCCAGCGCCTGATGGACGCCACGATGACCAACGCGGCCGCCCTGCTCGGGGTGCTCCCCGCGATCGTGTTCTTCCTCGTCTTCCAGCGAACCCTCACCCGCGGTATCGCCGTGGGTGCCGTGAAGTAA